The following are from one region of the Littorina saxatilis isolate snail1 linkage group LG4, US_GU_Lsax_2.0, whole genome shotgun sequence genome:
- the LOC138965180 gene encoding uncharacterized protein — protein MHTNTNAGREQATTEEGELRWKIARPRANKGQPTAKPVKETIARCYLNELFEEVVTLRLAYGSYEKALRAQRDYHGTVPETLSATAGPVDKANVVAKQRRRLNWRLTID, from the exons ATGCACACCAACACAAATGCGGGGAGGGAGCAAGCAACCACAGAGGAAGGAGAACTGAGGTGGAAGATTGCCAGGCCAAGGGCAAACAAGGGACAACCAACAGCAAAACCTGTCAAGGAAACTATTGCTCGCT GTTACCTGAATGAGCTGTTTGAAGAGGTGGTCACGCTGCgactggcctatggcagctaTGAGAAGGCTCTGCGAGCACAAAGGGATTATCACGGAACGGTGCCAGAGACCCTAAGTGCTACTGCGGGGCCTGTCGACAAAGCCAACGTTGTAGCCAAGCAGCGTCGACGACTCAACTGGCGACTGACAATAGATTAG